From Paenibacillus graminis:
TCAGGTATGAGTAACTGCGAATTACCACAGCTGGGTTTCCCCATTCGGACACCCCCGGATCAAAGCTTGCTTACAGCTCCCCGAGGCAGTTTCGTTGTTCGCCACGTCCTTCGTCGGCTCCTGGCGCCTAGGCATCCTCCGTGTGCTCTTATTAGCTTAACCATGCGTTTTCCCGCAGGGAAAATCGCTGTATCAACTAATAACTATTTCAACTTGCTTACACAAGTTTCAGCTAAAAGATGTTCTAAAACGCATTTTCGTTTCGGTATCCAGTTTTCAAGGATCAAGGTCTTGCCTATACTCTTTTAAAACAAGTTTGGTGGAGCCAAGCGGGATCGAACCGCTGACCTCCTGCTTGCAAGGCAGGCGCTCTCCCAGCTGAGCTATGGCCCCATACATTCATCTCAAAGGTGAGATGCCGTTTGGAGATTAATTGTTATATGGTGGGCCTTGGTGGACTCGAACCACCGACCTCACCCTTATCAGAGGTGCGCTCTAACCAACTGAGCTAAAAGCCCATATAACATATATAACATTTAGGAATCAACCAAAGGATTGGTTGTCCGCTTGGCGGCGTCCTACTCTCCCAGGACCCTTCGGTCCAAGTACCATCGGCGCTGGAGGGCTTAACGGTCGTGTTCGGGATGGGTACGTGTGGAACCCCTCCGCTATCGCCACCAAACGCATACGAAAGAGACTTGCTCTTTCAAAACTGAACACGAGTGAGTGTTCGAACCCAAGGGTTCTAATGGAAGTCAAGCTTCCGATTTGAATGTTTCCATTGCAGGAAACGATTCTCCATAGAAAGGAGGTGATCCAGCCGCACCTTCCGATACGGCTACCTTGTTACGACTTCACCCCAATCATCTACCCCACCTTCGGCGGCTGGCCCCCTTGCGGGTTACCCCACCGACTTCGGGTGTTGTAAACTCTCGTGGTGTGACGGGCGGTGTGTACAAGACCCGGGAACGTATTCACCGCGGCATGCTGATCCGCGATTACTAGCAATTCCGACTTCATGCAGGCGAGTTGCAGCCTGCAATCCGAACTGAGACCGGCTTTGCTGGGATTGGCTCCACCTCGCGGCTTCGCTTCCCGTTGTACCGGCCATTGTAGTACGTGTGTAGCCCAGGTCATAAGGGGCATGATGATTTGACGTCATCCCCACCTTCCTCCGGTTTGTCACCGGCAGTCACTCTAGAGTGCCCAGCCTTACCTGCTGGCAACTAAAGTCAAGGGTTGCGCTCGTTGCGGGACTTAACCCAACATCTCACGACACGAGCTGACGACAACCATGCACCACCTGTCTCAACTTTCCCCGAAGGGCACCTAATGCATCTCTGCTTCGTTAGTTGGATGTCAAGACCTGGTAAGGTTCTTCGCGTTGCTTCGAATTAAACCACATACTCCACTGCTTGTGCGGGTCCCCGTCAATTCCTTTGAGTTTCAGTCTTGCGACCGTACTCCCCAGGCGGAGTGCTTACTGTGTTAACTTCGGCACCAAGGGTATCGAAACCCCTAACACCTAGCACTCATCGTTTACGGCGTGGACTACCAGGGTATCTAATCCTGTTTGCTCCCCACGCTTTCGCGCCTCAGCGTCAGTTACAGCCCAGAAAGTCGCCTTCGCCACTGGTGTTCCTCCACATCTCTACGCATTTCACCGCTACACGTGGAATTCCACTTTCCTCTTCTGTACTCAAGCCACCCAGTTTCCAGTGCGACCCCAGGTTGAGCCCAAGGTTTAAACACCAGACTTAAATAGCCGCCTGCGCGCGCTTTACGCCCAATAATTCCGGACAACGCTTGCCCCCTACGTATTACCGCGGCTGCTGGCACGTAGTTAGCCGGGGCTTTCTTCTCAGGTACCGTCACTCCGGCAGCAGTTACTCTACCGGACGTTCTTCCCTGGCAACAGAGCTTTACGATCCGAAAACCTTCATCACTCACGCGGCGTTGCTCCGTCAGGCTTTCGCCCATTGCGGAAGATTCCCTACTGCTGCCTCCCGTAGGAGTCTGGGCCGTGTCTCAGTCCCAGTGTGGCCGTTCACCCTCTCAGGTCGGCTACGCATCGTCGCCTTGGTAGGCCGTTACCCCACCAACTAGCTAATGCGCCGCAGGCCCATCCTCTAGCAGCAGATTGCTCCGCCTTTCATCCCTAGCCCAGGGGGGCCAGGGAATTATCCGGTATTAGCTACCGTTTCCGGTAGTTATCCCAGTCTAGAGGGTAGGTTGCCTACGTGTTACTCACCCGTCCGCCGCTAACCTACTGGAGTGCAAGCACTCCAGTAAATCCGCTCGACTTGCATGTATTAGGCACGCCGCCAGCGTTCGTCCTGAGCCAGGATCAAACTCTCCAAATAGGTTTTTTCGAGCGGTTACTTCACCCGAATTACTCCGAGAAAATAACCATCCGAAAAAGATATTGAAAAGAGCGATTGCTCATTTTGAAACATCTGACGAGAATAAAATATTCTCTAATTTGGATCTCACTTGCGTGAAATCCCACTCACTCGTTGTTCAGTTTTCAAAGATCAATGTCTTTTTTACTTCATCGTTGCTTGTCAGCAGCGACCTTTATAATATATCACAGCGCCTATGCATTTGGCAAGTACTTTTTTAAAAAAAGATTTTTTCATCTTTACCTGCCATTTGCTGCTCTCCAAAACATTGAAAAGGAGCGCGAGATATAATGTATCACAGCGGCTCCCTTTTAGTCAACCTATTTAATTAAAATCAAATGTTCTAATGTTTAGATTGGGAATAGCGTCCTCCCCATGCATATTTGGACAGCTCCTTCTGCGGGGCAAACCGCGCGTACATCCGAAACACAGTCTTATATCGGTTGGCAATAGCATGCCTGATATTTTGGTCCAAGCGTTGATCACTTAAATCAAGGAGCATTTCATCAAGCTCTTTACGCAAAACATAGTCCAGCTCCTTGCATTCCTTCTCGTTGAACAACATTCCCAACATATGCTTGGCCTCCTTCATGAAATTAAATCCAACAAAATCCGTAAGCGCCGTTGCTTGTGCATAGAAGATAGTCCATGGGATGGGAAGAGGGGGTTATATATCCACTTACACTAGATTAACCGGAGCATCGTATCTGTAACCATAATTATTAAAAAATTCCTTATGGCTTCCTCCGAATCCACGCGTGCATTCCTTCCCGGCAAAACTCAAAATCGAATGCCTTTAATGTTATGCTCATTTCTGTGAAATTTTATGATAAAAGTGAGAATGTAATTGTGCTCTCAATAATGGCTGCCACGAATAATAGTATCACTATCCATATGGAGGCTCTTATGGTTTGGCGCATAAAGGCCGGCCACGCACCGCTTCTCTTTTCTCTTGCAGCAGCTGAACTGAACAGATCGGAGATTACATTCCAGCCAAACTGTAAGCCAAATGCGCAGGCAATGATGATGGCAGGAATTTCAATAATGCCGTGGGGGAGAAGGCCTTTAACGATAAGGTCAAACAAATTCATGCCTTGAATGGCCGAAATATGAATCAGGTAGCCGATTACGCCACCATTAATCAATAAGAACAATGCGGGCAGTATGCCAAAAATAGCGCCCAAAAAGATGATGAGCACGCCTTTGATGCTGTTGTTCATAAAAATAAACTGAAAAAAACTCCACTGCGGATGTGCGGACTCCTTAAGGCTGCCGCTGATTTTACTTAAACCCTCCAACTGCCCGGATAGCAGCGTTTGCAGGCTGCCGGTGCCAATCCAGCCCATCACTCCTCCCGCCACAAATAATAAAAGTGCGAGCAGTAAGGCTTTGCGGATGGTAGATAAATCTCTGGCGAAAGCGGGGAAAGACAGCATAATTACCTCCTGAAAGTATGTTGGACATATATAAGGTCATAAGCGCCCTGTACGAGCATACATTTAGAACAAACAAGCATTTCGCATGGGAGAGGAGCGCTGACATTATGAATTCTTTTTATGTATTCAGCGGCAAAAAGATAAAACGGTTCATTTATATCTTTGCCGCTGCGCTTCTTGCTGCCGGTGTCGTCTATGTCGAGAGAGGCAATATTACCGTTTTTTCGGAAACGGCCCCTTCCGCCATATACAGTGTGCCGACGGAAAAGAAGCTCATCGCCTTAACGTTTGACATCAGCTGGGGAGAGAAACGGCCTGGACCGATTCTGAAGGTGCTCGAAGATAAAAAGGTAGATAAAGCGACCTTCTTCCTCTCATCCCCCTGGAGCAAGACACATCCCGAAATCGTTACAAGCATTAAAGACGCTGGCTACGAAATCGGCAGCCACGGCCACAAGCACGTGAACTACAGTGCCTTAAGCAATGAAGAAATAAAAACCCAAATCACTACTGCACATACTGTGCTGACTGAGCTGACCGGGAAAGAGCCAAATTTGATCCGGATGCCGAATGGGGATTTTGACAAACGGGTACTTCAGGTGGCAACCGACCTGGGCTACAAGGTTATTCAGTGGGATACTGACTCGCTGGATTGGAAAAACATCGGCGTGGACAATATCGTCAAACGAGTAACCAGCAAGGCGCATCCTGGTGATATTGTGCTTTTGCATGCCAGCGATTCCTGCAAGCAGACCCACGAGGCCCTTCCTCAGATTATTGATAATCTGCGCAGCCAAGGGTATGAATTTGTCACGGTCTCCGAACTAATCAGCCAGGGCAGTGCTGACGGCAAAGAAGTCCGGGATTCCGCCATGCTAAATGATGGCTTGGAGGATGCCGCCGGGATGTAAAAATCAGGGTGGTATCGCAGTGCTCCTGGTGCAGGTGGGGCCAACAGTTTTTAATGTCTTGGAGAGATGAGCTTCGAAATATCGGGTGTGGGGGTATCCAGTTTCGGGTAGCTCAGGTCCAACCCCTCCAGGGTTTTGACAACAATGGCTAAAGCCAGGTAATTGCGGTACCACCGGTGATTGGCCGGAATCCAATACCAGGGTGCTGTATCAATACTGGTTTCCTTGAAAACATCATCATAGGCTGCCTGATAATCATCCCAATATTGCCGCTCCTGCAGATCACTTGCATCAAATTTCCAATGTTTGGCCGGGTCC
This genomic window contains:
- a CDS encoding stage II sporulation protein M is translated as MLSFPAFARDLSTIRKALLLALLLFVAGGVMGWIGTGSLQTLLSGQLEGLSKISGSLKESAHPQWSFFQFIFMNNSIKGVLIIFLGAIFGILPALFLLINGGVIGYLIHISAIQGMNLFDLIVKGLLPHGIIEIPAIIIACAFGLQFGWNVISDLFSSAAAREKRSGAWPAFMRQTIRASIWIVILLFVAAIIESTITFSLLS
- the pdaB gene encoding polysaccharide deacetylase family sporulation protein PdaB — encoded protein: MNSFYVFSGKKIKRFIYIFAAALLAAGVVYVERGNITVFSETAPSAIYSVPTEKKLIALTFDISWGEKRPGPILKVLEDKKVDKATFFLSSPWSKTHPEIVTSIKDAGYEIGSHGHKHVNYSALSNEEIKTQITTAHTVLTELTGKEPNLIRMPNGDFDKRVLQVATDLGYKVIQWDTDSLDWKNIGVDNIVKRVTSKAHPGDIVLLHASDSCKQTHEALPQIIDNLRSQGYEFVTVSELISQGSADGKEVRDSAMLNDGLEDAAGM